aatgcagcctgttaATTTACTAGCAACCAGTGGCCCCTCTTTGTGCCTCTTCATATTGATGGGCTGAACATTGGGTAAAACCATTAAATGGCTGCTTCCGACGTAGACGCCTCTCATAAGAGCTGGTATTTGTAGCTATAAGATAACCCCACAGAACATGGCGAGATTGCATGAAATCACAAGTCAGAACCATGAGGACTTCATGTCACTGCCGCTTATACTGTAGCAGTTTATAAATAGTTAATGCTGGGCCGCATCGTTGCTGACCGAGTGCAGAATTCTCCCCTATGTACCACAGACAGTTCTAGCGTTCACACGGTAATCACTGTCTGCTGTAACTGCTGAATAACCTCATTTCAGCAGAACCTAAACACTACTTCCAGGAGGGAGCACAAACAACAGACATCTGACCATAGACTGGCTTAATACggtccccgtccccccccccaccccgtgaCTGCGGGTACGAGGGATTAATTCAGAGTCTCACTACTTCTGCAAACCACAGCGCAGTCACCAATTAGTAAAAACGGTGTATCCCAGACTATCAGCCAGAAAAGGATGTTTACATAAGATGTCGTCCGGGGAGAATTGTAACTGCTCTGACTGACCACAAATACAAGATCTTTTATAGCACTTCTCACACGCACCGTGTTCTCACACTAGCTCGCTGTATTAGCAGTTCAGCGGTACAAGCTACTCCCCGTATTTGGCTGAGTGTCAGAGGAACACATCTTATTAATACAGCACTGCTCAGGACAGGGCTATTAACCTGGAAAATCCAACATAGTTTTCTAGCAACGTCCAGATCTTGCGACTTTGCTGCACACGGATCAGTGCTGTTATGAGGTAAAGTTATGTCCGGTGCATACTGGCGGAACCGGTTTtctgtgcagccctttcaatgCAGCAAACGTGGGGTTAAACCGGGCAAGAATGACAACCGAGGAAATGTTCTAGAAGTAACTAGTGGTTCTTAACCTATTTCTCAATGACTGCGAACCGCATGCAATCTAACAAAACGTTCCTCAGTGTTGGTCTGTTAGTGGTCGATGGTCTGGCCAATAGCAGCCAGAGCCAGGGAGTGGCGATACTGCGGGGAACGTCGTATGAACGCAAGAATATGCTTCCGTAATTAACCGTATCCACAGGTTATTAATAAAAAGTACAACTAAAAtcacatctctccctctctcaattTCGGGATAAACCTAAAAGCTTCAAGCTTCAGAAATACCAACttacaaaaaatgttttgggAAAAACACtgtcctttaaaatgtacctCCTGCCTGTACCCTGGAGGTAGACATTTTGTCGGCTGGATCAATAATGATGAGGGGGAAAATACTAACTAGCCAGGAATCATCAATACAGCCATACGGGCGTGGTCCAGATTTATCCAGGATGCGTCTTTCAATGGGCAAAGGGACGTCTCACCTGGCAGAAAAGGTAAACCAGAGGCGTGACCTAGTTTGGGAGGTatctcctcagtgatgtcactagttccgcccacaagatggctgcctccagtccATTGCGAACACTGAATAGCCAATGGCCCCGGAAACACATTGGTAGCCATTATAAAGAACAGTATTTGAATGACACACCCGACTGATTTGTAAGTAAATGAACACAGATTTAGGTAACCTGTCCAACTACaatacccagcatgctttgccagctgtaGTTCACCAGCTTGCTGCCTACCAGGCAGATGGCATAATTTAACCCTCTCCAGTCTGAGAAGAGGGCAAAATACACACAACACTGACGCTATGGCACATTAGGAGTGTACTAATTCTTATGGGAATATAAAATGACCCCAATCCCCTCAGACATCCCCAAgcaaacagaacaagtacatagGAGCGTCCTGTAAACACCCCACATTTAGtaattaaaactttatttttactaCTTAATAAAATACTTCAACTTGGTAATCAATTAAAACACAGATATTGAGTAATAAATGCTATTAAAAATAGATACTGACGTTGTGTTGCTGCTTAGGGAACGAGGACAGTTTATGGCATTATGTCAAAGCACCAATTTTCTCCGTGGATTGATAACCGTTTTGGTTTCACCAAAATGTCATGTTCAGCGCGCTTCTCTTGGCTGGTTTTGGGTGCTCAAAACACACAAATTCTTTACAAAAGTGCAGTTAGCGATacgttatatatatttaaatttaaaccgCAAATGAGTAAAGACTATAAACTCAATACATTAACATTGGTCTGGAAGCTTCAGAAATACAAGTATCACCAGGATGGACAGAGAGGAATACAATCTGAGTGCAAATGGGCCTTTGGCGTAACGGTGTAAGTACTTGGCTTTAAACAAAGAGCTAATGTTATGGTTAAGATGAAAGAAACATGGTGAAACATGGTGCGTTCGGCCAGAGATTGGGAGCGTTGAGAAACGATTAAGTGGAGGCGACTTTTAGGCTTGGAGCTCAGCGGCAGTAGTACATTACATACGTATAACCAAGAGGATTAAGAGACAAAAGACATTAGGGATCATTATTTGATATGTGTCTTCATGGACGAGATAAACGATATGTCTACAATGCTACTTGTATTACCACTTAACTCAATGCTTCAggacataacccccccccccccagcgtgCAAATATAAATCGCAAGAGTAATGCAAAGAGTGCATTCGATTTCTTTGGTGTCAAAAGGACAAAAGCCGCCAGTAATCACCTGCACGGCTCATTGTACAGACAATATTACACCAAGCTAAAGTGACGTTGGCTCCTGTTCTCTGGAACAATATACATTAACAATCAAGCTCAACGTTCTTAAAAATGGCTTCTAAGAAacacacatttctttttttcacatCAGAAAATGTTCAATTCATTCTGTGAACAGATTCGTCAATGAACAATCAGCGCTGGCAACGACAGTCTGATGTTTGGGCGCTTGTCAGTGAACTGGTTTCGCATTACGCGGGCGCGGTATTGGGATGGAGTGCAGTTATTCGCTATGGGTACCTCAATACTAGACTATTACTTCTCAGATTGCACAGGGAGTTGTATAAGGTTCCcaaaaatacttttaataaattAGACAAAATATGGCAAAGCCTAATCTATCTTAATGTCAAGGAGACCGGTCTTCACAAACTCAATAAAACCGTGTTAGCGGAGAAGGGACAAGCATGGGTGACTTGTGGTTGATCCCACAGGAAAGGAACACATTTTTGGGTCAAGCCAGATTCTGAAACAGCCATAGCAAGGAGGTCATTCAAGGTTATGGGCATTTTAAAGTATCAATTGCTTATTTAGGGCAAAGGCAGCAATTTTGGGGGAGTAATCAATATTCAACCTATCAACTCGCTAGTTCTGAGCGGAGGCGTTAGGCACCGTACCTCGTTGTCAGGAGGAATTActgtggataggctgcattctcacgaATATTGATTCGCCTCCCCCCAAAACGTCTGCCTGCGCTCAGAACACACGTTACATCCATGGATCACGCTGGTTGAGCTGGATTAGGAATATGGGAAGTGTTTGAATGGCAGAAGCAGGTCTATGATATGGCAATAGACCCCTAGTTGCACCATGCCCGGCCTGCAGCGATATTCTGGGCAGAAAGCGGAGGCAACTTTGGTCTTAGTAAGATTTTCCTAGCAATACTTCCAATAGACGAGTAGACACCGCACATGACAAGCAACAAAGAAATATCCGTCATAAAATACAACCTAACAGTACTGGTGACAAACATTTACCCCAAATCCTCCCCCGTAAGGAATAACAGTTTGGTTTTTTAGAAAGACTGTTCCCATGAATATGAAATCTAAaaaggtaataaaataaaacGTATAGAAAAAACAAATCATTGGTATAGATTAAAGAAGATTAAAAaggtcgttttttttttgtttttttttaagtggaaACCAGAAACCCTTAGTATCATTTCAGTAAGGATCTGCTTGGTGTAAGTGAGGAGACAACAGAGATGTTCGTTGGCGACACTACAATATAATGCACGGCTTTTTATCCTTGAAGGGGTTCTCTGAAGTGGGAATGCCCATAAGTAAAGGGTCGTTCTTGGCGTGTTCGTCACAGTAGCGCATGAGATCGGCCGAGGCTTTGGAAACCTGAAGAAATAAAAaaggaggaaaaaataaataattaaatgcgAGCTTCGCTCCTATTAAAGACACCATTCTTAGACCACGGAGCTGACAATCTAACCTTTATTCTTTCTATGGAGGCCTCCACCTTGAGCTGCTGGACGGTCCTCCGTGCTTGTGCTATGTTATTCGTGCTGGTGGTTTTGGTAGACATCTTTGGTGAAGTCTGAGGACAGAAAAGACGACACAAGTTAGGTTATTTAGGGACGTCCTGGACATGGGCACATTCCATAGACCTGATCTTATTGAGGTCACACGCGCACACATCACCCCAGGCCTCTGGGAAGAGATGCAAACGCCCGCTATAGGTATGTAATGCACATTCCAACTCCCTGTATGTAGCACCCGGCTCGTGCCACTCAGGACTTCTCCTGATGCAGAACAATAGACCTTTTCCTCAATAAGACACTATCTACAGATGATAATCTCTGTAGTCTCACTTTCTTAATACGATTAAGAGTATTATAAGCAAACACTCACCAATTATAATACAACAGCAGCTAAACACTTATAGTTTTAATGATGaagataaagatttattttttcaatgCTGAACAGACAATGATAAACACTTCACAATGAGCGAGACACAGAGCGGATAGATACTAAGCACCGGTCTTATCCAGACAGACCAAGGGTACGGACAGGCTGCAGAGAGCTTCCTTTGACCTGAACTAACCGGCCGTGGAGCGATCGTGCTGGAACCTACCGGGTAACTGTTGTGGGAACATGCAAACTATCCATACACTAACCTACAGCACGAACAGAGAAGGACCTCATGGGTTAAGAATCCCTGTTATAACTGCAGAGTGTTCTAATTGTCAGTCTCCTGTGCAGACAAACTGGCAGCTGCATAAAGAGCCGGAATCCTAAACAATCTGCAAAGTTCCGAATATAAACTTCTATGGAACTCTGAATACATCTCAAAGATCTACTTTTACCACTGACCCAACAAGTCCTCCGTCTACAGACCACTTCATATATTTACGCCTCTGTCTGAATGCCGCCAGCAGATTTCTTTTTCTAGAATTGAAAAGGATCTGGCCAAACGCGGCTGCTGAGAGCCAGAATGTGCGGCATGCAGTAAACAGGCTTTTGCAAAGCACAAGTTTCAGGATTCAACAGAaatcaaaaacacacaaaagCCCTGAACGGTGGCGACGTGCCAGTCGCTCAACCGAACAAATGGCTGAAAGAGTTGAGCTGGGTGACAACATGATCATAGCTGGCCGCAGAGCAGAGGTGACAAGTTTACACAcaaagaactaataaaaataaaatataatataaaagccacaaaaaaaaatcaacaacttTGCTTAAACAAATAAGAATCTGAccgcatattttttatttttaaacacaaatgtgATTTAAATTAACAAGATTTAAAATCCAAAACTATAATCAGATTGCACCAGGCTGTTGAAATACGTAACAGTCGTGTTTCTAGCTCAGATTAGCTGCGTGCGGATTCTGTGTGCGCCGGAGTATTAAACTCTTGTTCACATGATTAAGTCTGCGAGGATCATTCCCCTCCATGGTGAGGTGTCATGGAAGAAGTGCGCAGTGCGCATTTTATCCTTCGGAAACTGCAGTGTTCTATCGCCGTGTTACTGGTACACGCATTTTTAGTTCTATGCCACGCGAACATTTCCAGAGGTGAACAGGTTATTTAAAAAGATCACAGAACACTGTCCTGTAATGTTCATTTTGAGCTACTAACAGGATCTATTAAACggtcaaaaagctgaaattcGAGTCAGTTATGCTGTGATGTCACATGGTCCCTGCCCCTGTATGAAGACAACAGTACACACAGGTCTTTGTCTCACGACATATTGGAATATTGCAGAATGTGTTGTATCCCAAACAATCCTTATTAATGTTTAAAATCAGAACCCCACTAATCCTATGGGCAGCCCATAAGCACAGTTATCAAAAACACAAATGGAAAGTCACTATCCAATTTGCCACTCTCCCCATGTGCATGTGACTG
This window of the Mixophyes fleayi isolate aMixFle1 chromosome 8, aMixFle1.hap1, whole genome shotgun sequence genome carries:
- the GNG12 gene encoding guanine nucleotide-binding protein G(I)/G(S)/G(O) subunit gamma-12, translating into MSTKTTSTNNIAQARRTVQQLKVEASIERIKVSKASADLMRYCDEHAKNDPLLMGIPTSENPFKDKKPCIIL